GCTGCTCGGAGAGAAGCCCGGGCTTGCCCGCGAGGCCCGGACGGAAGTAAGCGTCGGCGGCGCCGCTCGTGTTATGCCGCTGCCGGCGGGGACAAAGCTGGCGGCGCAGGATCAGCGCTTCGAGACGACGCAGCCGATCTCTCTCCATCCGGCGAAGCTGGAGCGCGTCATCGTCCGGACGGAGCGCGATGCGAACGACTATACGTCGACAAACGAGAACGGCGGCGTCTCGTTTTACGCCTTCGGGCCGGACGCGCGGGCAGGCAGCCGGATGTATGTCGCCTTTGACCGGGAGCTTGCGGCGGGGACCGTGATGTCGGTTTATTTCGAGCTGCATGAGCCGGGCGCCGTCCCGTTTACTCCGCCGGCCGACGCGCGCCGCGACGTCATCCCTTCGGCCGCCGTTTCGTGGAAATATTACGGCATTTCGTCGGATACAGGGGCGGGCGGAACAGCGGAGCCCGGCGAAGCCGCGCTCGCGGGAGGCTCCGGGTGGATGCCGCTCGAGATCGTGGAGGACGAAACGCTTCACCTCATGTACGGCGGCACGCTCACCTTTCGCGTTCCCGGACCGATGCGGCCGGTAATGGTGCATCCCGCGAACGACCGCGGCCGCTACTGGATCTGCGGTATGGTGGAGGAAGCCGGCTATGAAAATCCGCCGCGAATCGAACATATCGCGCTCAATACCGTCCCCGCCGTGCAGCGGGATACCTTCAGCGAGCTGTTCCATGCGGACGGCAGCGGGGAGCCCGTCCAGAAGGTAACCGTATCCTCGTTTTTGGCCGCATTCGGCCACATTCGCGTTCAAACGCGGGAAAACGGCGGATGGCTGGAGTGGAGGGAATTTGCCGGACAACGTCCGGCAAGCGGGCGGGAAAACGGTCCGCTTGCAGGCGGGGCAAGGCTGTATCGCTGCGAGCAGCAAATCGATTCCGGCGAAGCGCATATCGTCTTTAGCGGCGGAGATGGCCGGGCGGTTCCGCCGCAGGGAGCATCAACGATTCGGATTGTCGCTTCCGCGCCGGAGTTCGAAGCGATGCGGCTGCTCGGCCGGACAGACGGGCTGCCGGCGCAGCGCCTTACGGCCTACGATTGTCCGCTGCAGAACGGGCGCTTTATGCTGCAGATCGGATCGAAACGGCGAGGCGGCGAATGGCTTTGGGAAGATTGGACCGAAGTGGACGATTTTGACGGGTCGGGGCCGGACGACAATCATTTTGTGTACGACGAAACGAGCCGCGAAATCCGCTTCGGCGACAACGAACGGGGTCGTGTCCCGGCGGCAAGCGAAGAACCGAACGTGATCGTCATCGTCTGCAGCATCGGCGGCGGGACGCGGGGAAATGTGAAGCACGGCATGATCGACCGTTTTATCCACCCGTATTACGAAGAGGCCGGTCTTACCGTGACGAATCACGCTTTTGCCGGCGGCGGTAAAGAGCGGGAATCGCTGCAGGACTGCATCGAGCGGGTGCAGACCCGGCTCTCGGAGCCGTTCCGCGCCGTGACGGGCGAGGATGTGGAACGGCTCGTGCTGCGTACGCCCGGCCTCCGGGTCGCCAGAGTGAAGGCGCTGCCGCTTTATTTGAAAGGGCTTCGCGATTATCCTCGCAGCCAGGCGCCGGGACAGCTGACCGTTGCGGTCGTGCCGTACAGTCCGGCGGCTGCGCCCGTACCGAGCAAAGGCTTCCTGCAAACCGTCCGGCGTCATTTGGACGAGCGCCGTCTCATCACGACCGAGGTGCATGTCATCGCGCCGGAATATATTCGGATTACCGTACATGCGGTCGCGATCGTCGAGCCCCACTTCGTCGACGAGGGCAGGCAGATGACGGCGGCGCTGAACCGGCTGCTGCAGCCGCTTGACGGCAATGACGGCTCCAAAG
This genomic window from Paenibacillus humicola contains:
- a CDS encoding putative baseplate assembly protein, translated to MLPSPNLDDRRFEQIVRDARSAIPKWLPDWTDENAHDPGITLVELFAWLSEMQQYYINRIPERSLLRFLKLLGEKPGLAREARTEVSVGGAARVMPLPAGTKLAAQDQRFETTQPISLHPAKLERVIVRTERDANDYTSTNENGGVSFYAFGPDARAGSRMYVAFDRELAAGTVMSVYFELHEPGAVPFTPPADARRDVIPSAAVSWKYYGISSDTGAGGTAEPGEAALAGGSGWMPLEIVEDETLHLMYGGTLTFRVPGPMRPVMVHPANDRGRYWICGMVEEAGYENPPRIEHIALNTVPAVQRDTFSELFHADGSGEPVQKVTVSSFLAAFGHIRVQTRENGGWLEWREFAGQRPASGRENGPLAGGARLYRCEQQIDSGEAHIVFSGGDGRAVPPQGASTIRIVASAPEFEAMRLLGRTDGLPAQRLTAYDCPLQNGRFMLQIGSKRRGGEWLWEDWTEVDDFDGSGPDDNHFVYDETSREIRFGDNERGRVPAASEEPNVIVIVCSIGGGTRGNVKHGMIDRFIHPYYEEAGLTVTNHAFAGGGKERESLQDCIERVQTRLSEPFRAVTGEDVERLVLRTPGLRVARVKALPLYLKGLRDYPRSQAPGQLTVAVVPYSPAAAPVPSKGFLQTVRRHLDERRLITTEVHVIAPEYIRITVHAVAIVEPHFVDEGRQMTAALNRLLQPLDGNDGSKGWPFGRTVYKGDLYGILNEMKGVAFIQELWLDAEGQHYSRTPSGDIEIPPYGLVYSGEHEVELISRTDI